The Micromonospora violae DNA segment GACGTCGTTGGCGTTCGTCCACGGGAGACCGTGCGGCGCGCCCTTGAGCGTGATGAGGTTGGCGGTCGGCATCATCGGCGCGAGCCGCTGGCCGGTCACCGGGTAGGGCAGCACGTTGTCCTTGTCGCCCTGCACGATCAACACCGGAATGTTGATCTTCGGCAGGTCGGGCCGGAAGTCCTCCTGCCAGGCGTCCACGCTGTCGTGGGTGCCCTTGGCGGAGGCCATCGCGCCGATCTGCCAGTGCGCCCGGTACGCCTCCTCGCTGACCAGCTTGCCCTTGTTCTCGCTGTAGTTGAAGAACGCGTCGCAGAACTGGGTCAGGTAGGCGAACCGGTCCTTGATGATGGCGTCCTGGAAACCCTTGAACAGGCTCGTGTCGACGCCCTCCGGGTTGTCCTTCGACTTCGCCAGCATGGGTTGCAGCGGGCTGACCACCACGGCCCGGCTGACCCGCTGCGAGCCGTAGTTGCCCAGGTAGCGGATCACCTCGCCGGTGCCCATCGAGTGACCCACCAGGGTCACGTCGTTGAGGTCCAGCTCGGTCATCAGGACGTCGAGATCCGCCGCGAACGTGTTGTAGTCG contains these protein-coding regions:
- a CDS encoding alpha/beta fold hydrolase, which gives rise to MPFITVGTENSAPIDLYYEDHGSGKPVVLIHGFPFNGATWEKTTTQLLNAGYRTITYDRRGFGNSAQPTFGYDYNTFAADLDVLMTELDLNDVTLVGHSMGTGEVIRYLGNYGSQRVSRAVVVSPLQPMLAKSKDNPEGVDTSLFKGFQDAIIKDRFAYLTQFCDAFFNYSENKGKLVSEEAYRAHWQIGAMASAKGTHDSVDAWQEDFRPDLPKINIPVLIVQGDKDNVLPYPVTGQRLAPMMPTANLITLKGAPHGLPWTNANDVNKAIMDFMKQPAKARA